A portion of the Magnolia sinica isolate HGM2019 chromosome 17, MsV1, whole genome shotgun sequence genome contains these proteins:
- the LOC131230889 gene encoding putative glutaredoxin-C14, which yields MDRVMRLVSKNAVVIFSMSSCCMCHSIKQLFRGLGVNVVVYELDEDTRGREMENVLVRLLGRNPPVPAVFIGGELVGPTDSVMSLHLNGSLVPMLKAAGALWL from the coding sequence ATGGATAGGGTGATGAGATTGGTGTCCAAGAATGCGGTTGTGATCTTCAGCATGAGCTCTTGTTGCATGTGCCACTCAATCAAGCAGCTCTTCCGAGGGTTGGGAGTTAATGTAGTTGTTTACGAGCTTGACGAGGACACGAGGGGAAGAGAAATGGAGAATGTGCTCGTGAGGCTACTTGGTCGTAATCCACCTGTGCCTGCAGTGTTCATAGGGGGTGAACTGGTAGGCCCTACTGACTCGGTAATGTCTCTCCACCTCAATGGGTCTCTAGTTCCAATGTTGAAAGCTGCTGGAGCACTCTGGCTCTGA